One Stigmatopora argus isolate UIUO_Sarg chromosome 12, RoL_Sarg_1.0, whole genome shotgun sequence genomic window carries:
- the LOC144086308 gene encoding apolipoprotein D-like: protein MKLFVALLAFFASLVRGQVPHWGPCPEPDVQEAFNLKQFMGSWFEIARLPTQFERGRCIETNFTFRTDKSIRVVSSELLKGQLKKIEGTGVIEDMKHPAKLGISYSYVLPFAPYWILSTDYVNTALVYSCTDILRLFHFDFAWILSRTRTLPRSTVESAMQTFANNNVDVTRMIDTNQQGCDKEAPWSVDQLL, encoded by the exons ATGAAGCTGTTTGTGGCTCTGTTAGCATTCTTTGCGTCGCTCGTCAGAGGTCAGGTCCCTCATTGGGGTCCGTGTCCAGAACCGGATGTCCAAGAAGCCTTCAACCTCAAACAG TTCATGGGAAGTTGGTTCGAAATTGCCAGACTGCCGACACAGTTTGAGAGGGGCCGATGCATTGAGACCAATTTCACCTTTAGGACGGACAAATCCATCCGAGTGGTCAGCTCGGAACTCCT GAAAGGCCAGCTGAAGAAAATCGAAGGAACTGGCGTCATTGAGGATATGAAGCATCCCGCCAAGCTCGGAATAAGCTATTCTTACG TGTTGCCGTTCGCCCCTTACTGGATCCTGTCCACCGACTACGTGAACACGGCCCTGGTGTACTCGTGCACGGACATCCTGCGTCTTTTCCACTTTGACTTCGCTTGGATCCTGAGCCGAACTCGCACCTTGCCGCGCTCCACCGTCGAAAGCGCCATGCAGACGTTCGCCAACAACAACGTCGACGTGACGCGCATGATCGACACCAACCAGCAGGGCTGCGACAAAGAAGCCCCGTGGAGTGTTGACCAGCTattataa